AGAACAAAACCGAGGGTAGGGTGGAGTGACATTAGCTCCTCTCTATCTCACACACAGATCTTGCACTTTcttctgcagcagcccaggctgctgaCTTGCAGTGCCGTGAGATGCAATACCTGCACTCCATCAACCGTGTCTCTGGCCAACCTCATATAATCCCAAGGCAAGGCCATCGAAACCAAAGTCCGACCTGCCTGAATCAGGGAGTGCTTGGTTTGGAGATAGGAAGCACATTGCCCTGGTGAAAGGGCAAAGCAGAAGCTTTCAGAATTCACCTGACTTTGAGATTAAGGAATACATACCAAGCATAAACAACCACAAAGTTTTGTAAAGGATGCACAAAACCTGCATTTCTTTAGTAACTAGCTGCAGTGACCCCAAGGACAAAAATCAAGCAGCGCTCTGGAGATGGTACAGGGGAATGACTGCAGAGAAACCAAGGCCAATGCTACTGCCTACACTTTGTCTGCTAGGGATGTCACCCTTACCTTCCCCTGTGTGCGTGCTATAAGAGGGTTTGAAGgtctggctggggcagggaggacgttctcatccctgcatccctgcagtgttcagacagcagcagcaaaggagaagaaacatcCTTTTCTTCACCCCTGCTCCACACAAGCAAAGCGTATGCTGCAGCAATCCTCTCCAGCTCAGCTTAGAGATCGCAGCACAAGGTTTACCTCCCATTCCTCAAACCCAGGTCCTCCATCAGCCACAAAGCACcaacagcagctcctccagccgAGGCCAAGCCACCTTTCCGGCATGGTCGGCTCAAACCTCGGTGCCGCTGCCGGCAGCCGACGCTCAGAGCGCTTTCTCCTTTTGGGGAGGTGCAAGGATCCCACGTCTGGCACGGCACAGCCCTGCCCGGAGGCAGCACCAGGCTGAGCCTGCCTCCCCGCGTGTGACCGGGTGTTACTGGAGCAACATCCCCgcgggagggaaggaaggaggaagctgggctgtaaagaaataaaaccactgCAGAGCCGACTGcgagagaagagagaggaagagacaggctGGCTGGAAAGGACAGCTTTGCTGCGCCCAGGAGAAAATGGTCTGAGTAATTATCAATGGTAAGGAAACCTCTCGTTTGAGGCAAGAGAGCTTAGAGGGATTTCTGCACAGTAAATACTCTGCATATTTTATAGCCTTGGCTTGTGGGGGGAGAAAGGCTGGTGCTGGAGTGGTTTgaaacacagccaggacaccagACCCGGTAACTCCCTTTTAGCCCGCTAAATCCAGTCCTCTCCATTTCCTCTGTTACTTTCAGCCATAACCCACCACGGGTCCAGCACAACCCCCAGCCGATCCTCCTCTGCGAGGATCCCCAGCTCCCAAAGACGTCCCGCTCTGGGCTCTCTGGGGAGGGTTTTTCGGGGTAGCTGGTGTTTTGCATTGCTGCAGCGAGCAGACAGGTCTCCCCTTTTCCACCAGCCTGCCGCTATGTGGCCAGGAAGATGGGGACCCTGTGCCACCGGGAGCGCCAGGAGCCACCACCCTGCCCACTGCAGGCAGCCCCCCACCGCCACCACCAAAGTAAGTCTGCAGCTCGCTGGGGACGGGGACATCCACACGCCTTGGCCCCGACCACGCTGGGGACGGAGGGGCCAGGGCTTGCCTGGGCTCacggggtgggatggggaggggggcacCTCCTGTTGCTGCCTGCTGTCCCAGGcaagctgctgccctgcagcaggggagatgCGCTGGGTCCCTatccctccctgcctgtgctcCAGCAACCATCGTCTTCCTCAGAGCCGGGCACTTTGTCTGAGGAAGAACCGTAACAGGTATAAGTTGcgaaagtttattttctttcctgctttatCTTCCCTTGCTGCGTTTTGCCTTTAAATGTCATGGCTGCCTCCCAGCCCCTGACAGAGAGGATGAGCAAATCGCAGCCTTTAGAAGGGAGGACAGACTTACTCTGGGCGTAATTAGAGGGGTGAGCGGATGTAACCTGCTGAAGCACCACTTCCCCAGAGCTACGTCTCCCTGGGGCAATTTTTGTTATTTCAGGCACCCTGCTAATACCAAAATGCATCACCACGCACCCCAGCTGGCAGTGAGAGATTTCTGTCCTTGCTGCCAATCTTCCCCAGCCCCTTCCTGGcccatttaaaacacagaaatcactATGACTTTGCAGATCGCTCATGCGATGTCCCCAagagcagctgcttctcctggcCGCCCCCGATTCAGCACAACGGGTACGGCAAAGACCTTCCCAGCTCCTCATCCCTGCTCCAGCCGCAGGGGCTGCTCCCGGCGAGGAGGGCTCACAGGGGAGCTGCTCCTGCATCGCCCGGCCGTGCTGCTCAAGCGTTAAAGCTTGCTGTCAAAAGGAAATCATTTCTGAACAGCAGACAAAAGAATCTCAGCATGGGAAAGACCTGCTCCACCAATACCAGTTTCACTGGTTCAGCTGAGTCACTCCTGGTTGCTCTTGTGCAAACATGCCCAGAGCTGCACTTAGGCACGAGCACATTCCTGGGCAGCGGCCACGATGGTCAGGTCGTGCCCCGTGGTCTCCTACCTCTGCCAAGAGCTCAGGGCTGTCACAGGAGACTCGCAGGGAAGATGTCGGGCTGAGCTATTCCCTTTCTGCCACTCCCATGTGCTGTGCgcaaggggaggaaagggaactGTATGCTTGGGGGGTCCTATGAAATCTCCAGAATACTGCCTTTCCCCTAAAATAACAGCTGGAGCCTTAAAGGGGAGATGAGGTGAGGGAAAGGGGATGTCTCACTTCACTAATGCCTTAATTAAGTGCAtatggaggaaaagcagagggaGTGGAGCCAGGACTTTGCAGAGGCCCCGAATGGGAAGATCAAGGCAGGCACTTGGGTGTATTAGCGAGAGGAATCGAACTCCTCCTCTGAGCAAAGAAGTTCAGCTCCTTCTCTGCAGTTAATTCCTGGGTGTTTAATGGCAATCGGGGGAGCTGCCCAGTTGGCACTAGGAGGGGGTCTGGCCCCGTGACTTGCTGGCAGGTTGGGCACACCAGCCCCTCAGCGGCTGTGGATGCagggggctgcaccagtgcaaaGGGCAGTGGTGGTCTGCACCGCTCTTTGGCACGGAGCAGCCCACAGCTTTGATCTCTGCGGCACCCCAGGGAAAGCTGGACCCGGACAGGGCACGAGGAGCGTACAGCTCAGCAGAGATCAGATCTGGCTGGGAAATGGGGATGATCTGGAGGCACCGGTGGTGTCCAGGTCACAGCTTGGAAACTGCGGAACTGTATTCCCCTCCTTGCAGCAAGGTGGGCTCTCCTGGGGAGTTCTCTGTGTCGTAAACCTGGCCTGACTCCCTCGCACTAAGCTAATGCTGCTTACGGTTCCCATCAGGAGGTTTTTCTGAGCAACTTGCCACTTCACACCCCAGCCTCATCCCTTCAGCAATAATCTTTCCCCTTGGCTAATCCTGAATCCCCCTCTTTTCTATGATGCTTGTGCATTTGCAGATGTAAAGGCAGAGGTATCAGCAGCCCCCCAAGCACGAGCCTCGCTTCCCAGGAACAGCAACCCCATCCAAGACCAGCCCTGCAGGTCCTGAGGGTAAAAGCGCTCGTGGTCCTGCCCTGAAGGCCACGAGCTTTCCTCCCACCAGATTTCCCAGAGAATGCGTTTGCTGGGAATCCTGCAGCCCAGGGATTGGAAAATATCAGCAAATCCCTCCTGTATCTGCTCTCAACACAGAAGCACAACGACAGAAAATGTCCTGATCAGTCTCTCTTTACCAGAATTTTCcagctggcagaaaaaaaagattgtcaATGTATATCAGATGCTCCCAGCACTTTTGGGCTGTGGAGCaccaggggaagagcatgagccATTGCATCCTAGCAGCAAATCAGATTTTTATACTGTGAAACCAAATTGTGCCCCTAATGATATTGGTATACACTCAGACAATTTCCATGAAGGTAAAATCAGCTCCTGAGCTGGAGTAAGGAGTCTTAGAGCTTAGGTCTGTGGAAATCCCATGATGTTTTGTACGACCCCCTTCCCCATGCCCAGTAAGCTGGTTAAGCTGTCCTTACTGGGCAGCCAGCACCCCGGTGTGATGCAcagcacccacagagcagagggcTGCAGGGACCACAGTCGGATCCCCCCTCTAGCAAACCCTGCACCGTCACAGAGAGCAATGACAGCAGAATCGCAAACTCCGCATGTGCGGGGAGGAATCTGCCTGACCCCTTCCTGTGACAGCCCAAGCTGAACCAGAAATAAAGACAGATGAAAAGAGGCTGGTTGGGAGCGTGGTGGTTTTTCTCCTGGAAGGGGTTTGCTGTCATTATGGCATTTGAATGGACTGATGCTTTGGATTGTACATTGGCAGCACTTGGGCTTGCTGCTGAGGCTTGCCTTGCTGCTTGTGTAGGAAGAGATGGATCTTGTCTCACCATTGCTTGTGATACAGACAACAAGGGAGGGAGCAGAGTCATCCTGCACccctggggagagctggctgTAAGCTCCTGGGTCTCCAGGGCTCAGCCTCTTGCTGCCACCCTGAGCGATGGTTTGGCCTTCAGTACCAAAACTTTTCTGGCACAATATCGCACAAAGGGGAGATGCTCAGTGGCAGGATGGGTTGTACACAATGGAGGGATGTGCACAAACTAGTGACCTTAATTTTAAAACCCTCCTGGTTTTCTGCGGGACAAGTATCCCATGCTGAGCTTCGTTAAGGTGGGAGAGGCACAAGCCCTGCCTGGGGGATTGCAGGGCTCTGCCCGAGATGGGGAGGGACGGAGGGCGGGAAGgctggaaggtgaagagcagaccCGTATCTCCCATGCACACTCAGCCACAGCAAGGCTGGAAAACACAGACCTTAGGACTCTTTATTCTGACCATTGCCACTTCCTAGGACAGCTATTGCCACCAAACCGTGTGATTAGGTGGTTGGGTAAACATCAGTGCATGGAGTCACCTGAAGTTCATGGAAATGCCTGgctctggggacagaggaggacaTGAGCAGTTCCTGGGCCATACAGCAATTCTCCATTCATGGGCACCACCTGAGCACACAACCTCTTGTAGGCTTACAGCGCTTCATTTCCCATGGACTCCACGCAAATGCTGAAGTCTCCTGCTCACCACTGGCTCCTCTTACGTGCTGGGTGCATACGCagtggggagaaaggaagaagggaaaaacaaaggaaatcagCCTGTCCCAAAATGGAGCAGGAAGGGGAGTCTGAAAAGAGCTGTCCTCCAGGATGCCCTACCCAGTGCCCAGTGCCTTCTTTAAGGCTTAATCTCATGGATCATCAAGAAGTCCATCACCATCCTCCCAGGGGAGGCAGCAGAAGCGGCAGTTACTGAGCACCGCCCCGAGCTAGTTCTTAACTGGAAAGTTTGCCAACTCATCAGCTGAGACGCTGCCCATGTCTGTCACAGGACAAAGCTCACTGTCACTGGCAACTACGTGTCACAAACATAATCCAGAGCAAATATCACATTTGCAACACTGCTATGCACAGAGTTCCCTGTCTtccttgtattaaaaaaaccccatgtactTCATTTCGAAGGTGTGGGGCTGGCACCTGCAGGTATTCCCCATGGCTCTCCGAGGCCCCCAAGTAAGAGCAGTGGGAAATTTCCCAAGGGAGCTCCAGGCTGTCCCTGGATTGTTTCTGACCCCCAGAGCAACTCCTTCACACTAAGTCTGTGGGCAGGCAGAAGATCTCAAAGGTAAGCAGCTTTCTGGTGAGTGTCTTGCATGTTTTATTAGAGTTATATTTCCACTCATTCATCTGGATAAGTCCAGGATGCACAGTTATAGCCCTCTCCTCTGCCCCATGGCTTCTTCACACTGTTGTGGATGGGCAGCTTTTATTTCAGCGTTTTCCAGCCCCCTCTGGTCACCTGCCCATGAACCAGCTCCGGTGTGTGTTGAGCGCGGTGGTCTTGATGAACTGGCAGAGACAGGGCACGCTGCTGTGCTCCAGGTGCCCCCCTGCCACGGCCCGAGGGAGACGGCCGGTGACCAGGAGCCGGACATAGCATCCGCTGAAGATAACCAGGAGCTGCTGGGCCATCACCTGGAACAAGCAAGAGAGGTGTCAGAGCAGAGAATCTACCTGCGGGAAGGGTGGATGCTACATGAAATACCATTTGCTCCCGCGTTCAAGGACTGTCCTTGTCTGAAGGAAACAGGACAGGAGCCAATGGCATATATAACTGTCCCAGATCCCCTTCTGGTCAGCAGTGCTGGCACACTGTCCCCACGGGGGAGTGACATGAAATGACCGCTCGCCAGTGGGTGGCCAAGGAGCCAGGCTTCTTGGGGACCTGCCTGCTCCGTCACTGcctcctgttgcttttttttgcctgtagatggccAGAGAGCTTCAATCTGCAGGGATGTCACCTGCACCAAATTCGCTTAGTAACAGCGAGaggaaaactgtaaaataaatcaaaatcatGCCTTTTGAAACTTCTTGCTGAGCGGGAATGAGGACACATTTGTTGCTCAGCATGGCACAAGTCTTTGAAGGCACACTCCATGGAGGAGACAAAGGCTGAGCACATCCATGCCTCATCCCCAGCCCGGACACAGGTGCTGGGTCCGTGCATGGACCCTGGGAGACGTTGTCTTCCAAAAGAGGACCCCTGGCCACCAGCAAGGAAAAGCCCAATCCATGAATTCCTCAAGGATTAAGCACTAGCTGCTCAGTAAGCATTAACTGCTCAGCAGTGTCAGGGCTGGAGAAGGTGTGTGTGGACCTCCAGGCTTCCAGGTGCTCCTACTGGTGAAAAAGGAGGTGTCCCCCATGGCTGGCAGCTGCTGAGGGGAATTTTGGAGCTGAGGTGCCTGGGGAGGTGATTTGGTGCCTCTGTCCATCAGGGAGGGATATTTCTCATTACCTCTGGTGGGCCCTTGGGAACGAGGTGGAGCAGCTCGTTGCATGTCACGGGCTCTTTATTTGGATTCACTCCACTGGATAAAAGAGGGGACTCTTCACGCAAAGCCTCCTCCTCCGTCTCCAGGTCAGGCCGAACCACCGCCTCCATAACCACACAGATCTGGTCCAGGCTGTGCTGCAAGCCTGACTGGAAGAGAAAGAGATTTTGGGGGGCCTCCAAAGGCAGCAGCGGTGTCCTCAGGACAGCCTTTAAAGAGCATGATTTCCTCCTGAAAGTTTTTTACTCCTGGGAGTTATCATCCCAAGAGTCAAAAACAGCATTGGCCAAGAGCCGTGCCCGGCACTTGGAGCTGAGTGTCTTCatcccacagccctgctgctATCACCAGCTGTGTCTTGTGCCAGCAACTGTTCCCAGCATGATGGTCAGAGCCTGGCATGGAGAATCTTGTCTTTAAAAACCATATGAGTTATATCAGCCAATATATGAATTGATGTGTTACTGTCCATCCCCCGATCTGCATTTGTCAGTTCATCCAGGGAGATGAGCAGCTTTGGGATTTTCGGAGGGTTATACCCCCTCACCTCTCATCCTGCACCCATGGTCAGCAAGGGCAATTCAGTGCACGAGAGTGCGGTGTTTGTATATTTATACAAGCGCatagaggaaaacattttcttaaggCCAAGAGGACAAAAATTTTATACAGTTAACCCAGTACAGTGTTTACTTATTCCTCAGGCTATCCCATTTATTTCAGAAGGACAGCTCAAGGTGTCCACTATTTCAAGTTGTGACACATGCTTTCAAAATTTACCCTCGATTCTTGATGACTTTCCTTTATTAAAGTTGTACAGATAATTATCCAGACATGCACGTACCACAGCACCTAAACCAATTCCTGCTGAACTGGGCACCGACAGATGCAGTTTATCCACCTCCCAGTCTGTCCAGCTCCCAGTTCACAGCAGGGGATGCCCAGGAGGACACTCAAACACTCAGTTCTCCTTGCCCACCTCCATCCCACCAAAGCCGGGGCATAGGGGTGGACCTGCACGTGTCCCTGCGGGAGCTCGGGCTGTGCCCACCATCCTTTACCTCTTGCATCCTCTGCAGGTCCGTGATGTGGGCTGCCAAGGACTGGAGGCAGCGCTCCGGGCTGAAGTGCACGAACCACAGCTGGGATGGGCAGGGTTAAGGAAGGGGTCTTTCCACGCTTCCCACTCCGCAGCCCTCCACCTCCGTGCGGCTCTTGGTACCAGCCTTGCAGGAAGCGGAGCAAAGGCAGGTGGTGCCCATAGGGTGCTCAGGACACGGGAACCAAATAACACATCACAGGGCTAATTTTAAGCCAAGAGGGTCTGGGCTAATGCAAAACCtcaagggaaagaggaaaagaagagggatGGCAGGGAATGGGGACATTGCCCCAGAGGGCAGCCAGTCCTCCTGGCACACCTCCTGCATCCTGGTGGGGTGAAAACTGGGATAATCCAGGGCCATTGCCCATCACTCACTCAGTGGCCTTACATCTAAATAAACTGGTGGGTCACCGTGACTTAGCTCCCCTAAACTCCttcctgctttctttcctttgtttctagGGAttcattcaatttatttttacaaaatttacTGTACTTCACGCTTGTCTTCAGGACGGAGGCACTGTTTGCAAAGAGTCTACCAGGAGCAACATGTTGGGGTTGTTAGCTGTGCCAGCTTTGAGAGCAGCAGCCCCAAGAAGGCAGCCAAAGGTCTGCCCTTGTATATCTACTCAAGCTGCCATTATCAAGGGGATTCAGGAACAGCATAAAAGCTAGAGGGTTAAAAAGGATATGACATTGGAGCAGACTGAGAAATCATAAATCCTTGGGTTGTTTTCTGCTCTCAGGCAGTTCTGGGACATGTAGGTAGAGGTGAAGGCTCCTTGGATTAGTCCTCACTTACTGAGGTGCAAAATTATGCTGGTCTGAACAAATGTCTAATTCAGGTTCTTAAGTGTTTTCTCCTCATTCTGCGTGACTTCACCCCTGCTGGCCCTCCTGCGGTATTCCCTGCCCCCTTCTCTGACCCTGTGTTTCAGCCTTGGCTCCCCCTCCATTTCTATTTCATACCTCTGTATATATGGAGGGGAGTGAGGTCCACCAGCAAATCTGGGAGACCATCTCTCTCACCTTCCTTTAACACTTTCATGCTGTGTTAgaattctcttttttcccctaaatcttTGGCTAGTCCAGAAAAGGTATCtctaaaaagcagcaaatgagcCTCCCTCTACCTAGTTTCTTCAACCCGCACTTTTAAAAGACCATGAAGGTCAGAAGTGCTTGGCAGCTACAGACCTGGCTGCCAGAGACACCCACGGTGAAATCAAGTTCTCTAACATGCCTGAAGGAGGGAGCCCAGGGTTACAAATCACCCGGAGAGCAAAGGCACTTGGATGCTGTTGGCTTAGTTTGTCTCTGCAAGGCAGAACATGAGCTCCCAGGGACAGGCATTCTGGTtttctctgtgttgtttttttttttgccataggCATATTGCTGTCACTCTGCTTATAATAAGAATCATTACTGTCATGTAAGTATAATACACTTTCAGGAATAATTGCCTGCCGAAAGGACTAATCCCACTTCGATCTTTTAGACTCACTATTTCCAATTGCCTTTGGGCATATCTCAATCCTCACTTATAGGAGAAGAAAAGATACCCAATCCCTCATGCCATCCAATAGGAGAAAAAATGAATCCTAGAAATCCCACCCACTGGAGATCCTCATGGATCATAACATCAGTGAATACGTCCATATCATTAGCTACCCAGAAGGGGTACAAATGATTCCCTACAGAAAGGATACTTGTAGAATGTTGTGTGGCCCATCCAGAGCATCTGTTATCCCTACTATTAAACCATGTTTGATAAAGATTTCATTGACAGCTGCCAGCCTCACATCTGTATTCACGTTTATCTATTAAAGAACGCAGGAAAAATTAACACAATCTCCAGCAAAAGTTGGGCCAGCCTAATGCTACAAAGTGCAGCTGGATAATCCCAAATACCACATCTCTGAAAGGAAAGCAGTAACAAGAGCAGTCTGCAGTCAGGCAGGACTGTCACCAGCCGTCAGTATTGGCCTAGCCACCGCTGGTGGATGTCTGTGGAGCCAGAAATCTCACTAAGGATTATTTCTCTTACAGACAAGATGTCTGAAGTGGAATCGACTTCCAGTATCatgttctctcttccttccccagcagtCCCTGAGTGAAGGACTCCTTTCCTGAACCTCTGTGCACCTGCATGTTTGCCAGGTTTCCCTTTGGAAGAATCATTGCACAGCTGTCATTAGAGGCTTGCTCCAAAATCCGTGCAATTAAAATCAGTGCAAAGACCCCTCTGGATTTTGAATCAAGTCTTTCCAATATTACTCTTCAGATCACTTAGTAATATCCGTACTCCTGTGATTCCTACAAACAAAAGTTGACAACAACCAAGCATTGGATGCTGCAGGCTGGTTGCCTCTCATGCTAACGTCATCTCCCTACTTCCTTCCACTGCCCAGTCTACCtcagttttataattttattGCAACTTCCATGGGTTAGGAGCTGCCTTTTTGTTCTGGACCTGTTGCAAGGTCCAGAGCACCACAGCAACACAAGTAAACGATGCTATTAATGGCTGCACACAGCCGAGACTGCAAGGACCATCGTCAgaagcagggcaggagccagctctgctggcGAGCTCCTGCGGCTTCTCACCATCCGTGGGAGTGCAAACCGCGCTCTGCAACAGTTGCTTTATCTCCAGTGACAGCAGGCGCTTGGAGCCAGCCTGCCGGGCTCCAACACCTACTTTCGAGGCATTATGACACCTAACTTGGCTGTAAAGCATCCCTTGCCTGAACCTGATCTCTGAGCCTGCTGTAAAAATATTCCTTCCTCCCCGGGTAATTCTGTTCTTCATATGCATCTAGGAGATGACCTGGGTCCCAGCACTTTGGTGGGAGGGAGTCCTGCTCCCCACGCACTGCGTGCCTGCACACAAGCAGCCTCCTCTTACCTTCCTCTGGCGACAATCGATAACCAGTATCACAACTACAGTGACTGCTACAGCAGCCAGGGTCACCAGCACGCTGGCCTCCCAGTAGCGTCCGAAGGAACACAGCTGGACTGTGGAGTAAATGTTTGTCCAGAGAGACATGTAGAAAACCTGTAAAAACCCAGAGAGACTGATGATAGCCACAAAACTATGAAAGTGAGATAAGtcacaggaagaagaaaactacCAGTCCCTTCTCCCAGGGTAATACCTTACCATAAATCAAGTCACACAAGATTTTTAGAGGGTGAGGAAGGACAGAAGTTTTTTCCAATAATAAATAGGGGAAAGAAAGGACTAGAAGGACTGAGTGAGCCCTGGTTTATTATAAATAATTACTAGTCATCAAAGACAGAGGGTGAATTATTAATGATGATTCATACCTAGGGAGGATTTCGACCGAGTTCTTTCATTTAGATAAGAAATGCACTCACTGAGGCATATTGATAATACTTCTAATAGTCCCTGTATTTAGAAAGCTCCTATGTCAAAGCACTCAAGGTGGTGCAGAGACTACTCAATTACAATAACGCTGAAATAGTGGACACTGACACTGGATTCAAGGACTATGCTAAGGACTGACAAACCTGGCCTTTGCATAAAGAcaggcaaaactgaaataatttggcCTTTACTTTAGATAGCAGACATTTGGGCAGGAGATTGCCTAGAAGCAAATAAGATGTGTACAGCACAGCGTGCCACAGCATCGTCTTGCAATAATAAAACTCATTTGCACTAAACAGGCACCAAAACCCTCAAAACACTGAGCACCAATTCCTACAATATTAGTGAAAGGCGAGAAGACATGTATAATTGCTatccaaaaaaataaatgcaactaAAACAAAGGAATCAGATTTTATCGCACCCTCAGCACACTGCATCTTGCTGTAGATGCTAATGATCGGGGTCTCTGGAGAAGCTTCTCTCACCAGAAGACAACAAGCAAGACTAGACAATAACCTCAGTAACCAAAGTTGACTGGTCCATTAGTCTAAATTAGCATCAGAACCAGAATatctgcagatttttaaaatcaagttaaaAAATGTCTGATGTAGGTAGTACTACTTCCACATATGCTGGTTATCCAGCCTGCTTCGGTGGGACTACCAGCAACGGGTTGGAGAATGTGCCTTGCCCTCCATCTACAGAAATTCTGTGAACTGGGATTTCCAAAGGAACCCACTAGGATGTGTAAAAACCAGTATCTCCTCCCCACTCaaacccctctccctccctggccACAAGAATCCCAGGTATAGGTCTTGATGCATCTCAGCGAGCACACATCTATGGCAAGCAAGAGACCCCACTGTCCTTACCACGGCGATGGCTATCTGGAATGCCCTGGAGTTGTAGAACATGTACCGTCTCACTTCAGGCTTCAGGACAGCGTCCTGGATTAACCTTCTCCACTGATCCTCTGCCACCTGCTCAGGGAGCAAACAGAAAACTAGGTCCACcctccagttttgggctcctagTCCCATCAGAACTAGCCTGGGCAGTCACCGAGGGGCCAGGCCGGCACTGTGACTGAAAGCTCTGTCCCAGAGCACCCTCCCGCAGAGTGCACCTCCAATCTCATCCATACAGCTGTCACAGACCAAAAACTTGTGTTCTTGCCTCATTTGCACTGAGTAATATCTCCCTGGAAAGTGCAGGGGAAGTCACAAGAGAAAACCACCTTTTTATGACAAAGGACAAGATAAGACAGGGATGCTCCATCTCATCAGAGTGACTTTCAAGCAATTCAATAGAACCTATGTTGAATGGGTTTCTTCATGGAGGTTTAAGTCAAGATCATTACAGTTGACTTGCAGTCCATGGGGAATAGACTGAAGTTGAACTGAAACAAGCGACTctcaaaccaaaaaaagagaaaagctgtctGTGATGTGGGTGCAAATGCAAATGATGCTAATGCAGCTAGCATTCACTCCTACAGGGTCCCCAGGGGAGATAACGCGAGGAGCTTACCTGAACCCCAAGGGACTTCAATTTCTCTGCACAAAGCTCCATGTCAAAGGAGGTGGCTGAGCAGTTGTTGTCCATGCTGAGCACCATGAATACCTGGCCATTGGGGCGTTCTGCAAGAGCCCAAAGGAGTCATGAGCACAGCTCTGGTATGGGTTTTCCTCCCAGCAGCTAAGTAGCACGTGGCAAAGGGAAGGCTGAGGAATGCAGACCACCCTGACATGTTTTAAATGGATCCAGAATACCCCCTTGGACATTTCTAAGAACATCACAAGGAGCTTTGGAAGAAGCCTGATGTCCCCTGTAAGGAAACAACCTACAAAAGGGGAGGAAACCCCAAACACATTCCAGGAGTGAGCAGTCAGAGATAACATGATGCTCTGATCTTCAGCAGGATAATGTCTTGTCTCACTGATCCCTGACAGAAAGGACAATGGACTCAAGCTCCTCCCTGTTGCTAAGGCTATCTACCTCTTAGAGAGATCCCCCATTGCCTACCCACCCCACCCACCACAAGAAAAAACTTGAGCAATCAAATT
The Harpia harpyja isolate bHarHar1 chromosome 19, bHarHar1 primary haplotype, whole genome shotgun sequence DNA segment above includes these coding regions:
- the TMEM268 gene encoding transmembrane protein 268 isoform X1; protein product: MAHKSQAGGIEKNRSLSSILYCKSDLKEGSMQWAKERPNGQVFMVLSMDNNCSATSFDMELCAEKLKSLGVQVAEDQWRRLIQDAVLKPEVRRYMFYNSRAFQIAIAVVFYMSLWTNIYSTVQLCSFGRYWEASVLVTLAAVAVTVVVILVIDCRQRKINVNTDVRLAAVNEIFIKHGLIVGITDALDGPHNILQLWFVHFSPERCLQSLAAHITDLQRMQESGLQHSLDQICVVMEAVVRPDLETEEEALREESPLLSSGVNPNKEPVTCNELLHLVPKGPPEVMAQQLLVIFSGCYVRLLVTGRLPRAVAGGHLEHSSVPCLCQFIKTTALNTHRSWFMGR
- the TMEM268 gene encoding transmembrane protein 268 isoform X3, producing the protein MVLSMDNNCSATSFDMELCAEKLKSLGVQVAEDQWRRLIQDAVLKPEVRRYMFYNSRAFQIAIAVVFYMSLWTNIYSTVQLCSFGRYWEASVLVTLAAVAVTVVVILVIDCRQRKINVNTDVRLAAVNEIFIKHGLIVGITDALDGPHNILQLWFVHFSPERCLQSLAAHITDLQRMQESGLQHSLDQICVVMEAVVRPDLETEEEALREESPLLSSGVNPNKEPVTCNELLHLVPKGPPEVMAQQLLVIFSGCYVRLLVTGRLPRAVAGGHLEHSSVPCLCQFIKTTALNTHRSWFMGR
- the TMEM268 gene encoding transmembrane protein 268 isoform X4 — encoded protein: MAHKSQAGGIEKNRSLSSILYCKSDLKEGSMQWAKERPNGQVFMVLSMDNNCSATSFDMELCAEKLKSLGVQVAEDQWRRLIQDAVLKPEVRRYMFYNSRAFQIAIAVVFYMSLWTNIYSTVQLCSFGRYWEASVLVTLAAVAVTVVVILVIDCRQRKINVNTDVRLAAVNEIFIKHGLIVGITDALDGPHNILQLWFVHFSPERCLQSLAAHITDLQRMQEVMAQQLLVIFSGCYVRLLVTGRLPRAVAGGHLEHSSVPCLCQFIKTTALNTHRSWFMGR
- the TMEM268 gene encoding transmembrane protein 268 isoform X2 codes for the protein MMRMKDISGREGEERPNGQVFMVLSMDNNCSATSFDMELCAEKLKSLGVQVAEDQWRRLIQDAVLKPEVRRYMFYNSRAFQIAIAVVFYMSLWTNIYSTVQLCSFGRYWEASVLVTLAAVAVTVVVILVIDCRQRKINVNTDVRLAAVNEIFIKHGLIVGITDALDGPHNILQLWFVHFSPERCLQSLAAHITDLQRMQESGLQHSLDQICVVMEAVVRPDLETEEEALREESPLLSSGVNPNKEPVTCNELLHLVPKGPPEVMAQQLLVIFSGCYVRLLVTGRLPRAVAGGHLEHSSVPCLCQFIKTTALNTHRSWFMGR